The following are from one region of the Vitis riparia cultivar Riparia Gloire de Montpellier isolate 1030 chromosome 9, EGFV_Vit.rip_1.0, whole genome shotgun sequence genome:
- the LOC117921589 gene encoding uncharacterized protein LOC117921589 produces MSVPEDKALSSTTMLSIYKEGLDDIININTLFTSAVFIGLSFSNTTETLESREECKPDRGIAKRLVIFEVLSFSFFLLSTLLAKTLKLHLYIIKNKHNSNFLLMIRRLMLVTAAVGTIAGCIFLTLSLIDVVQIRLGKLTCTGSAWIASGFVVAIFALALIFWLPSLLYSQCIAWKLG; encoded by the exons ATGTCAGTCCCGGAGGATAA GGCATTATCAAGTACTACAATGCTAAGCATTTACAAGGAAGGATTAGACGACATTATCAACATAAACACGCTCTTCACATCAGCAGTCTTCATCGGATTATCCTTTTCCAATACAACTGAAACCCTCGAGTCCAGAGAGGAATGTAAGCCGGATAGGGGGATTGCAAAGAGGCTGGTGATATTTGAAGTTTTATCATTCAGTTTCTTCCTTCTGTCCACCCTGCTAGCCAAGACACTGAAGCTCCACCTCTATATCATTAAGAATAAGCACAACTCCAATTTTCTACTAATGATCAGGCGCCTGATGTTGGTAACAGCTGCAGTAGGTACTATTGCCGGCTGTATCTTCCTAACGTTGTCATTGATAGATGTCGTTCAGATAAGGTTAGGGAAGTTAACATGCACTGGGAGCGCATGGATTGCGTCTGGATTTGTGGTTGCAATTTTCGCTCTTGCTTTGATCTTCTGGCTACCCTCGCTTTTATATTCTCAGTGCATCGCGTGGAAACTGGGCTAA
- the LOC117922310 gene encoding GATA transcription factor 24-like yields the protein MDGIHGNNAGIHRPDGQHHPIHVQHYMQEHDHGMHHMSNGGSMDEDHDEGGSGEGMEGDVQADPGNLADGRGALTVQPGGSDNQNQLTLSFQGQVYVFDSVSPEKVQAVLLLLGGREVPPTMPALSIAGHNRELPGTPQRYNVPHRLASLIRFREKRKERNFDKKIRYTVRKEVALRMQRNKGQFTSSKSNHDDSASTTPGWESSWGMAGNGPINQEIVCRHCGIGEKSTPMMRRGPEGPRTLCNACGLMWANKGTLRDLSKAAPEAGQSPSLNQTGENGNFETDQMVLGMAENVSDQA from the exons ATggatggaatccatggaaacaATGCGGGAATCCACAGACCAGATGGTCAGCATCACCCTATCCATGTGCAGCATTACATGCAAGAGCATGATCATGGGATGCACCATATGAGCAATGGTGGTTCTATGGATGAAGATCATGATGAGGGCGGTAGCGGTGAGGGCATGGAAGGGGATGTGCAGGCTGATCCTGGAAATCTTGCTGATGGTCGGGGTGCACTTACTGTTCAGCCCGGTGGCAGCGATAATCAGAATCAGCTCACTCTCTCTTTCCAGGGTCAGGTTTATGTATTTGACTCTGTGTCACCGGAAAAG GTCCAAGCTGTTCTTCTGTTATTGGGTGGCCGTGAAGTACCTCCAACCATGCCTGCTTTGTCAATAGCTGGTCATAATAGG GAACTACCTGGTACTCCACAACGGTACAATGTCCCTCATAGATTGGCCTCACTGATTAGATTCCGAGAAAAGCGTAAAGAACGTAATTTTGACAAGAAAATTCGCTATACGGTCCGTAAAGAGGTAGCACTTAG GATGCAACGGAATAAAGGTCAATTTACATCTTCAAAGTCCAATCATGATGATTCTGCATCAACGACACCAGGCTGGGAGTCAAGCTGGGGTATGGCTGGCAATGGACCCATAAATCAAGAGATTGT GTGTCGCCACTGTGGCATCGGTGAGAAATCTACTCCAATGATGCGCCGTGGACCGGAAGGGCCAAGGACGCTTTGCAATGCATGTGGACTTATGTGGGCAAACAAG GGTACCCTCAGGGACCTCTCAAAGGCAGCACCAGAGGCTGGACAAAGTCCTTCCTTGAACCAGACTGGAGAA AACGGAAATTTTGAGACAGATCAAATGGTTCTTGGAATGGCAGAAAATGTTAGTGATCAAGCGTGA